From Amycolatopsis sp. YIM 10, the proteins below share one genomic window:
- a CDS encoding type I polyketide synthase has protein sequence MNTRSAAGLVLALGPRGFSGARLVAAACQAGALGVLELGERGREELGRTAEWSSREFGVRPVPGCELRPAELPERARTVVVGADSPWEIGEISGGRTVLAEVTSLDEAERAIAAGAHGLIARGHECAGPVGELSTFVLLQRLVAATGLPVWACGGIGPRTAVAAMVGGAAGVVLDSQLALLEEAGLPAGIAAALTGMDGSETTVTDGRRVLNRGGHTLEIGQDGFLARKFADRWGTVRAAIRGIREAVKSVNSEFGAELPIAQGPMTRVSDRAGFATSVAEAGALPFVALALSGRDQTRELLEQTKAAIGDRPWGVGVLGFAPEETRSAQLEAVHELRPTHAIVAGGRPAQASALEAAGIHTYLHVPSPGLLAQFLRSGAKRFVFEGSECGGHVGPRTSFPLWEAQLDTLLDSGDLDGVEVYFAGGIHDERSAAMVAAMAAPLAERGAKFGVLMGTAYLFTEEAVGHGAILPAFQREVVAATGTALLETAPGHATRCVRSPFTEDFTGIRDRLRADGVPDKQAWAELEQLNVGRLRLASKGVERVGGELRRVEEDRQLAEGMFMAGEVAVLRSSVTTLAKLHESVSSGAAAFLAESARRLRGEDAPAPVAKPLDVAIVGMAGMFPGAADLAEFWANVLAGTDSVTEVPPHRWDPAVHYESGASKSKWGGFLPEIPFDPLRYGIPPASLGSIEPVQLLALEAARRALDDAALGTFDRTRTSVVFGAEAGSDLSNAATLGAVLPSYVDQVPPALAGQLPELTEDSFPGMLANVIAGRIANRLDLGGANYTVDAACASSLAALDVACKELVAGTSDVVLCGGADLHNGINDYVLFSSVHALSPTGRSRTFDDSADGIALGEGVACLVLKRLSDAERDGDRIYAVVKGVGSASDGRSLGLTAPRPEGQRAALERAYTSAGISPAAVGLLEAHGTGTVVGDRTELATLTSVFTEAGAEPSSCALGSVKSQIGHTKCAAGLAGLIKAALALHTGVKPPTLHVSKPNSAWQAETSPFEFRATPSPWASAERIAGVSAFGFGGTNFHAVLTAHDEGPPPRHTQDAWPAELFLFRDPADAAKLLEQVRTGHWRLRDLALVAARRSDTRTGPIRIAVVASSVGELVSRLSEPVPEQPVTGEVAFLFPGQGSQKPGMLAELFVNFPELRRYLSLGERWLGELFPPADFDRDAAAARKAAITDTRVAQPALGIAGLAVAELLAQVGVRPAMTAGHSYGELVALSVAGAIEPATLLELSAARAESILAAAGDDPGTMAAVSAGADAVGTALAGLGAVVTANRNSPGQTVISGPTAEVGKAIEVLREAGFSAKRIPVACAFHSPVVAGATDLFAEVLANHKIGTPRLPVWSNRTAAEYPAHPDAIRAELAAQIGAPVRFAEQIEAMYAAGARVFVEAGPGSVLTNLTAAVLGDRPHQTVTCDGGLRGFLEALARLALAGADVTASRLFDGRDAVTTQPAKRPGWTVDGQLVRTADGSIPAGALRPAQRVQLAAKEETVSGADALIAEFLRSSREMVAAQRDVLLGYLGTQQGVPALPAPVLPATSQLPAAHPQATAATVPAAAALAPAAAAVQAPAGEVDVMRAVVEIIGERTGYPADMIEPDLDLEADLSVDSIKRAEIAGELAVRLGLSSGSDEELEELSKARTAASIAELLTAKLSGGASAAAPAPEPEQGGIAPKRFELVPAALTGTPAAPEGLAGRSFRILGGGAHADRLSALLTEHGAQPGESTVDTVVHLDGFTGTDPLFPEAFGAFREALAGKPGTVVAGVPAGLVERTDGLRGFFRTLAREYPESTVRLVEIDGEDPADATLDELLTGEGAPVVMRSATARQSLELVETPLGLLGSTGAGPAGDGAAEAAALGLDSDSVVLLVGGGRGITAHFAETLAAASRCRIELVGRTTLPTGPEDPATASAVTLAELRSALAAPGRTPAEVDREANRLLAQREVAATLAKLAELGSQARYHALDVRDAEAVHRLVKEVHTEHGRLDGLVYAAGVIEDKLLAEKDPESFRRVFDTKVDGARALLAAGAELPVAPRFAVLFGSIAAVLGNRGQCDYAAANDALEAIGRRWSTAERRALTVHWGPWAPGGTHGGMVSPELMRSYQRRGIGLIDQEEGALALLRELAWGEDSARSVVYSASEW, from the coding sequence GTGAATACCCGATCGGCGGCCGGCCTTGTCCTCGCACTGGGCCCCCGCGGCTTTTCCGGCGCCCGGCTCGTGGCCGCGGCCTGCCAGGCGGGTGCGCTCGGCGTACTGGAACTCGGCGAGCGTGGCCGCGAAGAACTCGGCCGCACGGCCGAATGGTCCTCGCGCGAGTTCGGCGTGCGCCCGGTACCGGGCTGCGAGCTGCGACCGGCCGAGCTGCCCGAACGGGCGCGCACCGTGGTCGTCGGCGCGGATTCCCCTTGGGAGATCGGGGAAATCTCCGGTGGTCGCACGGTACTGGCCGAGGTGACCAGTCTCGACGAGGCCGAACGGGCGATCGCCGCTGGTGCGCACGGGCTGATCGCGCGTGGTCATGAATGCGCGGGCCCGGTGGGCGAACTGAGCACGTTCGTGTTGCTGCAACGCCTGGTCGCCGCGACCGGCTTGCCGGTGTGGGCGTGCGGTGGCATCGGCCCGCGGACCGCGGTGGCGGCGATGGTCGGCGGTGCCGCCGGTGTGGTGCTCGATTCCCAGCTCGCCCTGCTCGAGGAAGCCGGGCTGCCCGCCGGAATCGCCGCCGCGCTGACCGGAATGGACGGTTCGGAGACCACCGTCACCGACGGGCGCCGGGTGCTCAACCGCGGCGGGCACACGCTGGAAATCGGGCAGGACGGATTTCTCGCGCGGAAATTCGCCGATCGCTGGGGCACCGTTCGGGCGGCGATTCGCGGTATTCGCGAAGCCGTGAAAAGCGTGAATTCCGAGTTCGGCGCGGAATTGCCCATTGCGCAGGGACCCATGACCCGGGTGAGTGATCGCGCCGGATTCGCCACCTCGGTCGCCGAGGCGGGCGCGCTGCCGTTCGTCGCGCTCGCGTTGTCCGGCCGCGACCAGACCCGCGAGCTGCTGGAGCAGACCAAGGCCGCGATCGGCGACCGGCCGTGGGGCGTCGGCGTGCTCGGTTTCGCTCCGGAGGAAACCCGGTCCGCCCAGCTCGAAGCCGTGCACGAGCTGCGGCCGACGCACGCGATCGTGGCCGGTGGCCGCCCCGCGCAGGCCAGCGCGCTCGAGGCCGCGGGTATCCACACCTACCTGCACGTGCCCTCCCCCGGCCTGCTGGCCCAGTTCCTGCGCTCGGGCGCGAAGCGGTTCGTCTTCGAGGGCTCCGAATGCGGTGGGCACGTGGGCCCGCGCACCAGCTTCCCGCTGTGGGAGGCGCAGCTCGACACGCTGCTCGACTCCGGTGACCTGGACGGCGTGGAGGTCTACTTCGCCGGCGGCATCCACGACGAGCGCTCGGCGGCGATGGTGGCCGCGATGGCCGCGCCGCTGGCCGAGCGCGGCGCGAAGTTCGGCGTGCTGATGGGCACCGCGTACCTGTTCACCGAAGAGGCCGTCGGCCACGGCGCGATCCTGCCCGCCTTCCAGCGCGAGGTGGTCGCGGCGACGGGGACCGCGCTGCTGGAGACCGCACCCGGCCACGCCACCCGCTGCGTGCGCAGCCCGTTCACCGAGGACTTCACCGGCATCCGCGACCGGCTGCGTGCCGACGGTGTGCCGGACAAGCAGGCGTGGGCCGAGCTGGAGCAGCTCAACGTCGGCAGGCTCCGGCTGGCCAGCAAGGGCGTCGAGCGCGTCGGCGGCGAACTGCGGCGAGTCGAGGAGGATCGCCAGCTCGCCGAAGGCATGTTCATGGCCGGTGAGGTCGCCGTGCTCCGGTCGTCGGTGACCACGCTGGCGAAGCTGCACGAGTCGGTCAGCTCGGGAGCCGCCGCGTTCCTGGCCGAAAGCGCGCGACGGCTGCGTGGTGAGGACGCCCCCGCGCCGGTGGCGAAACCGCTGGACGTGGCGATCGTCGGCATGGCGGGCATGTTCCCCGGTGCCGCCGATCTGGCCGAGTTCTGGGCGAACGTGCTGGCAGGCACCGATTCGGTGACCGAGGTACCACCGCACCGGTGGGATCCCGCGGTGCACTACGAGTCCGGGGCCAGCAAGTCCAAGTGGGGCGGTTTCCTGCCGGAGATTCCCTTCGACCCGCTGCGGTACGGCATTCCGCCCGCGTCGCTCGGCAGCATCGAGCCGGTGCAGCTGCTCGCGCTGGAGGCCGCGCGCCGCGCACTGGACGACGCCGCGCTCGGCACGTTCGACCGCACCCGCACCTCGGTGGTCTTCGGTGCCGAAGCGGGCAGTGACCTGTCGAACGCGGCCACCCTCGGCGCGGTTCTTCCGTCCTATGTGGACCAGGTGCCACCGGCGCTGGCCGGTCAGCTGCCGGAGCTGACCGAGGACTCCTTTCCCGGCATGCTGGCGAACGTGATCGCCGGGCGGATCGCGAACCGGCTCGACCTCGGCGGCGCGAACTACACCGTCGACGCCGCGTGCGCCTCCTCGCTCGCCGCGCTCGACGTGGCGTGCAAGGAACTGGTGGCCGGGACCAGCGACGTGGTGCTGTGCGGTGGCGCCGACCTGCACAACGGGATCAACGACTACGTGCTCTTCTCCTCGGTCCACGCGCTGTCGCCGACGGGCCGGTCGCGCACCTTCGACGACTCCGCCGACGGCATCGCGCTCGGCGAGGGCGTGGCCTGCCTCGTCCTCAAGCGACTGTCCGATGCGGAACGTGACGGCGACCGGATCTACGCCGTGGTCAAGGGAGTCGGCAGCGCCAGCGACGGCCGTTCGCTCGGGCTGACCGCACCCCGGCCGGAAGGTCAGCGGGCCGCGCTGGAGCGCGCGTACACGTCGGCCGGGATCTCCCCGGCGGCGGTCGGGCTGCTCGAAGCACACGGCACCGGCACCGTGGTCGGAGACCGCACCGAGCTGGCCACGCTGACCAGTGTGTTCACCGAGGCGGGCGCCGAACCGTCGAGCTGCGCGCTCGGCTCGGTGAAGTCCCAGATCGGGCACACCAAGTGCGCGGCCGGACTGGCCGGGCTGATCAAGGCGGCGCTGGCGCTGCACACCGGGGTCAAGCCGCCGACGCTGCACGTGAGCAAGCCGAACTCGGCGTGGCAGGCCGAAACCAGCCCGTTCGAGTTCCGTGCCACGCCGAGCCCGTGGGCTTCGGCCGAGCGGATCGCCGGGGTCAGCGCGTTCGGCTTCGGCGGCACGAACTTCCACGCCGTGCTGACCGCACACGACGAAGGCCCGCCGCCACGGCACACGCAGGACGCGTGGCCAGCCGAGCTGTTCCTGTTCCGCGACCCCGCCGACGCGGCGAAGCTGCTGGAGCAGGTGCGCACGGGTCACTGGCGGCTGCGCGACCTCGCGCTGGTCGCGGCGCGGCGCTCGGACACGCGCACCGGCCCGATCCGGATCGCCGTGGTGGCGAGCAGCGTCGGCGAACTGGTCTCGCGGTTGAGCGAACCCGTGCCGGAGCAGCCGGTCACCGGGGAGGTGGCCTTCCTGTTCCCCGGCCAGGGCAGCCAGAAGCCCGGCATGCTCGCGGAGTTGTTCGTCAACTTCCCGGAACTGCGCCGGTACCTGAGTCTCGGCGAGCGCTGGCTCGGCGAACTGTTCCCGCCCGCCGATTTCGACCGCGACGCGGCGGCCGCGCGCAAGGCCGCGATCACCGACACGCGGGTCGCGCAGCCGGCGCTCGGCATCGCCGGGCTCGCGGTGGCCGAGTTGCTGGCCCAGGTGGGCGTCCGGCCCGCGATGACCGCCGGGCACAGCTACGGCGAGCTGGTCGCGCTCAGCGTCGCCGGTGCCATCGAGCCCGCGACCCTGCTGGAACTGTCCGCCGCTCGCGCCGAGTCGATCCTGGCCGCGGCCGGGGACGATCCCGGCACGATGGCCGCCGTCTCCGCCGGTGCCGACGCGGTCGGCACCGCGCTCGCCGGACTCGGCGCGGTGGTGACGGCGAACCGGAACTCCCCCGGGCAGACGGTGATTTCCGGTCCCACGGCCGAAGTGGGCAAAGCCATCGAGGTGCTGCGCGAAGCCGGGTTCAGCGCGAAGCGCATCCCGGTCGCCTGTGCCTTCCACAGCCCGGTGGTGGCCGGTGCGACCGACCTCTTCGCCGAAGTACTGGCGAACCACAAAATCGGCACGCCGCGGCTGCCCGTCTGGTCGAATCGCACGGCGGCCGAGTATCCGGCGCACCCGGACGCGATCCGCGCCGAACTGGCCGCGCAGATCGGCGCCCCGGTCCGGTTCGCCGAGCAGATCGAAGCGATGTACGCGGCGGGCGCGCGGGTTTTTGTCGAGGCGGGCCCGGGTTCGGTGCTCACCAACCTGACCGCGGCCGTGCTCGGCGACCGTCCACACCAGACGGTGACCTGCGACGGCGGGCTGCGCGGCTTCCTGGAGGCGCTGGCCCGGCTGGCTTTGGCCGGTGCCGACGTCACCGCGAGCCGCCTGTTCGACGGCCGCGACGCGGTTACCACCCAGCCCGCGAAGCGTCCGGGATGGACGGTCGACGGGCAACTGGTGCGCACCGCCGACGGCAGCATCCCGGCGGGCGCACTGCGGCCCGCGCAGCGAGTCCAGCTAGCCGCCAAGGAGGAAACCGTGTCCGGAGCCGACGCGCTCATCGCCGAGTTCCTGCGCAGCAGCCGCGAAATGGTCGCGGCCCAGCGCGACGTGCTGCTCGGATATCTCGGCACGCAGCAGGGCGTGCCCGCGCTGCCCGCGCCGGTGCTCCCGGCCACCAGCCAGTTGCCCGCCGCCCACCCACAGGCCACCGCCGCGACAGTGCCCGCTGCCGCGGCCCTGGCTCCGGCCGCGGCCGCGGTCCAGGCTCCGGCGGGCGAGGTCGACGTGATGCGGGCCGTCGTGGAGATCATCGGCGAGCGCACCGGCTACCCGGCCGACATGATCGAGCCGGACCTGGACCTCGAAGCCGATCTGAGCGTGGACTCGATCAAGCGTGCCGAGATCGCCGGTGAGCTGGCCGTCCGCCTCGGCCTGTCCTCCGGTTCCGACGAGGAACTGGAGGAGCTGTCGAAGGCACGCACGGCGGCGTCGATCGCCGAACTGCTCACGGCCAAGCTCTCGGGCGGCGCCTCGGCCGCGGCACCGGCGCCCGAGCCCGAACAGGGCGGCATCGCGCCCAAGCGGTTCGAACTCGTACCCGCCGCGTTGACCGGCACCCCGGCTGCCCCGGAAGGGCTGGCGGGCCGGTCCTTCCGCATCCTCGGCGGCGGTGCCCACGCCGACCGCTTGAGCGCGCTGCTCACCGAGCACGGCGCCCAGCCTGGGGAATCCACTGTGGACACCGTTGTCCACCTCGACGGGTTCACCGGCACGGATCCCCTGTTCCCCGAGGCGTTCGGCGCCTTCCGCGAAGCGCTGGCCGGGAAGCCGGGCACCGTTGTGGCCGGTGTCCCCGCCGGGTTGGTCGAACGCACCGACGGCCTGCGCGGCTTCTTCCGCACCCTGGCCCGCGAGTACCCGGAGAGCACGGTCCGGCTGGTCGAGATCGACGGCGAAGACCCGGCCGACGCCACCCTCGATGAACTGCTGACCGGCGAGGGCGCCCCGGTGGTGATGCGTTCGGCGACGGCAAGGCAGTCGCTGGAGCTGGTGGAAACCCCGCTGGGACTGCTCGGCTCCACCGGCGCCGGGCCCGCCGGGGACGGCGCCGCCGAAGCCGCGGCGCTCGGCCTGGACTCGGATTCGGTGGTGCTGCTGGTCGGCGGCGGCCGGGGCATCACCGCGCACTTCGCCGAAACCCTGGCGGCGGCGAGCCGCTGCCGGATCGAACTGGTCGGGCGGACCACGCTGCCCACCGGTCCGGAGGATCCGGCGACCGCGAGCGCGGTCACGCTCGCCGAACTGCGGAGCGCGCTCGCCGCGCCCGGCCGTACTCCGGCCGAAGTGGACCGGGAGGCGAACCGGCTGCTCGCCCAGCGCGAAGTCGCCGCCACCCTGGCGAAGCTGGCCGAGCTGGGCAGCCAGGCCCGCTACCACGCGCTCGACGTCCGCGACGCCGAAGCCGTGCACCGGCTGGTCAAGGAGGTCCACACCGAGCACGGCAGGCTCGACGGACTGGTCTACGCGGCAGGCGTGATCGAGGACAAACTGCTGGCGGAGAAGGACCCGGAGTCCTTCCGCCGGGTGTTCGACACCAAAGTGGACGGTGCGAGGGCACTGCTGGCGGCCGGGGCGGAACTGCCGGTGGCACCACGGTTCGCGGTGCTGTTCGGCAGCATCGCCGCGGTGCTCGGCAATCGCGGGCAGTGCGACTACGCGGCGGCGAACGACGCGCTCGAAGCCATCGGCCGCCGCTGGTCCACCGCCGAGCGGCGGGCGCTGACCGTCCACTGGGGACCGTGGGCACCCGGCGGCACGCACGGCGGCATGGTCTCCCCCGAGCTGATGCGCTCCTACCAGCGGCGCGGGATCGGCCTGATCGACCAGGAGGAGGGCGCGCTCGCCCTGCTGCGCGAACTGGCCTGGGGCGAGGATTCGGCGCGGTCCGTGGTCTACAGCGCGTCCGAGTGGTGA
- a CDS encoding beta-ketoacyl synthase N-terminal-like domain-containing protein: MSQVTPVAIVGMSVLLPGAPDLATYWRNIIGGVDAISDVPDGRWEADDSGNEVYCRRGGFVSGAEIDVTKFGIMPNSVPGTEPDQLIALRVAADALADAGGRLPDRQRAGVILGRGGYLTPGLVRLDQRVRTARQLTRTLGELLPELGADQLARVRSAFTDALGPHSPESAIGLVPNLAASRVANRLDLRGPAYTVDAACASSLIAVDHAVRELASGRCDLMLAGGVHHCHDITLWSVFSQLKALSPSERIRPFHRDADGILIGEGTGVVVLKRLADAERDGDRIYAVIRGSGVASDGRTASLVNPDSGGQVTAVREAWRAAGLDPASIGLLEAHGTATPAGDGAELATLAEVFGPADGPRAVLGSVKSMIGHTMPAAGVAGLVKAALAVYHGVLPPTLHCDDPHPGLADTRFRTTGSPEEWAGHRLAGVNAFGFGGINAHVVLEQAGKAQPVVEVREPERTLRLAASTVDELARALEGEPEPVTGGTGPVRLAIADPTPKRLAAARKAVAKGKPWRGRNDIWFSPEPLLSGGGKIAFVFPGLEAEFEPRAEDVAAHFGLPWSAPDASVLGGHGAGVFQLGRLLDAALRRMNVIPDAVAGHSVGEWTAMACGGIYDQSAVDEFLGSFDPGELRVPGLAFAVIGTSADEVARALPPEVVLSHDNAPKQAMVCGPAGPVDELVRTMRAAGVISQVLPFQSGFHTPMLQPYLAPIRAAADRFELHPPEVPVWSATTAAEFPAAEDEVRELFVRHLLEPVRFRPMIEAMHAAGFRAFVQLGAGQVGSLIGDTLAGSPHLVIPANSAKRTGLAQLRRVALALWAEGGQPDLLESPRRKGVPIDLDTPPVRLGDTVRLDLGRPSELDSLANASPIAAELSALMRETANTAAELLAARKPPSLRVSVDEMPYLADHCFFRQRADWPDLEDRWPIVPATTVIGHLIEFAERAVPGTRAIGVHDVRLSRWLAAIPATEIPVEIKVTAPGRVAVELTGYARAEIELATGYPAPPALWRPGAERVPEMTAAQLYDENWMFHGPRYQGVSELTAIGPQHVRGVLTTPPAPGALLDNVGQLLGYWIIAHHPERDVVFPVHMRNIRFFGPHPAVGERLDCFIRITGLTESTLDADVQLSAGGRLWAEITGWRDRRFDSTPHTRSADRFPSRNTLSVPDGGGWVVLREQWPDLASRELIMRNHLGRAERADYDRVPPREKRQWLLRRIAIKDAVRWWLWNRGEGELFPAEIQVTGENTISGAHGRVLPPLTVGAACHGTTAVAMVDPGGTALDRIAAMAAEEGAGV, from the coding sequence GTGAGCCAGGTGACGCCGGTGGCCATCGTCGGCATGTCGGTCCTGCTGCCCGGCGCCCCCGACCTGGCCACCTACTGGCGCAACATCATCGGCGGTGTCGACGCGATCAGCGACGTGCCCGACGGGCGCTGGGAAGCCGACGACTCCGGCAACGAGGTCTACTGCCGTCGCGGTGGTTTCGTCTCCGGTGCCGAGATCGACGTGACCAAGTTCGGGATCATGCCGAATTCGGTGCCCGGTACCGAACCCGACCAGCTGATCGCGCTCCGGGTGGCCGCCGATGCGCTCGCCGACGCGGGCGGCCGCCTGCCGGACCGGCAGCGCGCCGGGGTGATCCTCGGCCGCGGTGGTTACCTCACGCCCGGCCTGGTCCGGCTCGACCAGCGCGTGCGCACCGCCCGTCAGCTCACCCGCACGCTCGGCGAACTGCTCCCGGAACTCGGTGCCGACCAACTGGCCCGGGTGCGCTCGGCCTTCACCGACGCGCTCGGCCCGCACTCCCCCGAATCGGCGATCGGCCTGGTGCCGAACCTGGCCGCGTCCCGGGTGGCGAACCGGCTCGACCTGCGGGGACCGGCGTACACAGTGGACGCCGCGTGCGCCTCCTCGCTGATCGCGGTGGACCACGCGGTGCGCGAACTGGCGAGCGGCCGGTGCGACCTGATGCTCGCCGGCGGTGTGCACCACTGCCACGACATCACCCTGTGGAGCGTGTTCTCCCAGCTCAAAGCGCTCTCGCCGAGTGAGCGGATCCGGCCGTTCCACCGCGACGCCGACGGCATCCTGATCGGTGAGGGCACCGGGGTGGTGGTGCTCAAGCGGCTCGCCGACGCCGAGCGCGACGGCGACCGGATCTACGCGGTGATCCGCGGCAGCGGGGTGGCCAGCGACGGCCGCACCGCCAGCCTGGTCAACCCGGACTCCGGTGGTCAAGTCACCGCGGTGCGCGAGGCCTGGCGCGCCGCCGGCCTCGACCCGGCGTCGATCGGCCTGCTGGAGGCACACGGCACCGCCACCCCGGCCGGGGACGGCGCCGAACTGGCCACGCTGGCCGAGGTGTTCGGCCCGGCCGACGGGCCGCGCGCGGTGCTCGGCTCGGTGAAGTCGATGATCGGGCACACCATGCCGGCCGCCGGGGTGGCCGGGCTGGTCAAGGCGGCGCTCGCGGTCTACCACGGCGTGCTGCCGCCGACCCTGCACTGCGACGACCCGCACCCCGGCCTGGCGGACACCCGCTTCCGGACCACCGGCAGCCCCGAAGAGTGGGCAGGGCACCGCCTCGCGGGCGTGAACGCGTTCGGGTTCGGCGGGATCAACGCCCACGTCGTGCTCGAACAGGCGGGCAAGGCACAGCCGGTGGTGGAAGTCCGCGAGCCGGAACGCACCCTGCGCCTTGCCGCGTCCACTGTGGACGAACTTGCTCGCGCGCTGGAGGGCGAGCCGGAGCCGGTGACCGGCGGCACCGGCCCGGTCCGCCTGGCCATCGCCGATCCGACGCCGAAACGCCTTGCCGCCGCGCGGAAGGCCGTCGCCAAGGGCAAGCCGTGGCGCGGGCGCAACGACATCTGGTTCAGCCCGGAGCCGCTGCTGTCCGGCGGCGGCAAGATCGCGTTTGTCTTCCCCGGCCTGGAAGCCGAGTTCGAACCCCGCGCCGAGGACGTGGCCGCGCACTTCGGCCTGCCTTGGTCGGCGCCGGACGCCTCGGTGCTCGGCGGGCACGGCGCCGGGGTCTTCCAGCTGGGCAGGCTGCTCGACGCCGCGTTGCGCCGGATGAACGTGATCCCGGACGCGGTCGCCGGGCACAGCGTCGGCGAATGGACCGCGATGGCCTGCGGTGGCATCTACGACCAGTCCGCGGTGGACGAGTTCCTGGGTTCCTTCGACCCCGGCGAGCTGCGCGTGCCCGGGCTGGCCTTCGCGGTCATCGGCACCTCGGCCGACGAGGTCGCGCGGGCACTGCCGCCGGAAGTGGTGCTGTCCCACGACAACGCCCCGAAGCAGGCGATGGTCTGCGGTCCGGCCGGGCCGGTGGACGAGCTGGTGCGGACCATGCGCGCGGCCGGGGTGATCAGCCAGGTGCTGCCGTTCCAGTCGGGCTTCCACACGCCGATGCTCCAGCCGTACCTGGCCCCGATCCGCGCCGCCGCCGACCGGTTCGAGCTGCACCCGCCCGAGGTCCCGGTCTGGTCGGCGACCACCGCCGCGGAGTTCCCGGCCGCCGAGGACGAGGTGCGCGAGCTGTTCGTGCGGCACCTGCTCGAACCGGTGCGGTTCCGGCCGATGATCGAGGCCATGCACGCGGCCGGGTTCCGGGCGTTCGTCCAGCTGGGTGCCGGGCAGGTGGGCTCGCTGATCGGCGACACGCTGGCCGGCTCGCCGCACCTGGTGATCCCGGCGAACTCGGCCAAGCGGACCGGGCTCGCGCAACTGCGCCGGGTGGCGCTGGCGCTGTGGGCCGAGGGCGGTCAGCCGGACCTGCTGGAATCACCGCGGCGCAAGGGCGTCCCGATCGATCTGGACACCCCACCGGTGCGCCTCGGCGACACGGTCCGGCTCGACCTGGGCCGACCGTCCGAATTGGACAGCTTGGCCAACGCCTCCCCCATCGCCGCCGAACTTTCCGCGCTGATGCGGGAAACCGCGAACACCGCGGCGGAACTGCTGGCCGCGCGCAAGCCGCCCAGCCTGCGTGTCTCGGTGGACGAAATGCCGTACCTGGCCGACCACTGCTTCTTCCGTCAGCGCGCGGACTGGCCGGACCTGGAGGACCGCTGGCCGATCGTGCCCGCGACCACGGTCATCGGGCACCTGATCGAGTTCGCCGAGCGGGCGGTGCCGGGCACCAGGGCGATCGGCGTGCACGACGTCCGCCTCTCGCGCTGGCTCGCCGCCATCCCGGCCACGGAGATCCCGGTGGAGATCAAGGTGACCGCTCCCGGCCGGGTCGCGGTGGAGCTGACCGGGTACGCCCGCGCCGAGATCGAACTGGCCACCGGCTATCCCGCGCCACCCGCGCTGTGGCGGCCGGGCGCCGAACGCGTGCCGGAGATGACCGCGGCCCAGCTGTACGACGAGAACTGGATGTTCCACGGCCCGCGCTATCAGGGGGTTTCGGAGCTGACCGCGATCGGGCCACAGCACGTGCGCGGGGTGCTGACCACCCCACCGGCGCCGGGCGCGCTGCTGGACAACGTGGGCCAGCTGCTCGGGTACTGGATCATCGCGCACCACCCGGAACGGGACGTGGTCTTCCCGGTGCACATGCGGAACATCCGGTTCTTCGGCCCGCATCCGGCCGTCGGCGAGCGCCTGGACTGCTTCATCCGGATCACCGGCCTGACCGAGTCCACATTGGACGCCGACGTGCAGCTTTCCGCGGGTGGCAGGCTGTGGGCCGAGATCACCGGCTGGCGCGACCGCCGGTTCGACAGCACGCCGCACACCCGCTCGGCCGACCGCTTTCCCAGTCGCAACACGCTTTCCGTGCCCGACGGGGGTGGCTGGGTGGTGCTGCGCGAGCAGTGGCCCGACCTGGCCTCGCGCGAGCTGATCATGCGCAACCACCTCGGCCGGGCCGAACGCGCGGACTACGACCGGGTGCCGCCGAGGGAGAAGCGGCAGTGGCTGCTGCGGCGGATCGCGATCAAGGACGCGGTGCGGTGGTGGCTGTGGAACCGCGGCGAGGGCGAACTGTTCCCCGCCGAAATCCAGGTCACCGGTGAGAACACGATCAGCGGGGCGCACGGTCGTGTGCTGCCGCCGCTGACCGTCGGCGCGGCCTGCCACGGCACCACCGCGGTGGCCATGGTCGACCCGGGCGGCACCGCGCTGGACCGGATCGCCGCGATGGCGGCGGAGGAAGGAGCTGGGGTATGA
- a CDS encoding acyl carrier protein → MSTERILAEITEMIEVVLADYGTGDVEIGMDTLFTDDLEMESIDLVALAGQLQERYGEQVNFAEFIAGLELDEIIGLTVGALVEHVEGALVGAVR, encoded by the coding sequence ATGAGCACCGAGCGGATCCTGGCCGAGATCACCGAGATGATCGAGGTGGTGCTGGCCGACTACGGCACCGGCGACGTGGAGATCGGCATGGACACCCTGTTCACCGACGATCTCGAGATGGAGAGCATCGATCTGGTGGCGCTGGCCGGGCAGTTGCAGGAGCGCTACGGCGAGCAGGTCAACTTCGCCGAGTTCATCGCCGGGCTGGAGCTGGACGAGATCATCGGGCTGACCGTCGGCGCGCTGGTGGAGCACGTGGAAGGCGCGCTCGTGGGGGCGGTCCGGTGA